The following are encoded together in the Mycteria americana isolate JAX WOST 10 ecotype Jacksonville Zoo and Gardens chromosome 2, USCA_MyAme_1.0, whole genome shotgun sequence genome:
- the CDK5 gene encoding cyclin-dependent kinase 5 gives MQKYEKLEKIGEGTYGTVFKAKNRETHEIVALKRVRLDDDDEGVPSSALREICLLKELKHKNIVRLHDVLHSDKKLTLVFEFCDQDLKKYFDSCNGDLDPEIVKSFMYQLLKGLAFCHSRNVLHRDLKPQNLLINRNGELKLADFGLARAFGIPVRCYSAEVVTLWYRPPDVLFGAKLYSTSIDMWSAGCIFAELANAGRPLFPGNDVDDQLKRIFRLLGTPTEEQWPAMAKLPDYKPYPMYPATTSLVNVVPKLNATGRDLLQNLLKCNPVQRISAEEALQHPYFTDFCPP, from the exons aTGCAGAAATACGAGAAGCTGGAGAAGATCGGGGAAg GCACCTACGGGACCGTGTTCAAGGCCAAGAACCGGGAGACGCACGAGATCGTGGCGCTGAAGCGCGTGCGGCTGGACGATGACGACGAG GGCGTGCCCAGCTCGGCGCTGCGGGAGATCTGCCTGCTCAAGGAGCTGAAGCACAAGAACATCGTCAG GCTCCACGACGTCCTGCACAGCGACAAGAAGCTGACCCTGGTCTTCGAGTTCTGCGACCAG GACCTGAAGAAGTACTTCGATAGCTGCAACGGCGACTTGGATCCGGAGATCGTCAAG TCGTTCATGTACCAGCTGCTGAAGGGCCTCGCCTTCTGCCACAGCCGCAACGTCCTGCACCGAGACCTCAAACCCCAGAACCTGCTCATTAACAGG AACGGGGAACTCAAACTGGCCGACTTTGGCCTGGCCCGGGCCTTCGGCATCCCTGTGCGCTGTTACTCggcagag GTTGTCACGCTGTGGTACCGGCCCCCGGACGTGCTCTTCGGCGCCAAGCTCTACTCCACCTCCATCGACATGTGGTCAGCCGGCTGCATCTTCGCAG AGCTGGCCAACGCGGGGCGGCCCCTGTTCCCGGGGAACGACGTGGACGACCAGCTGAAAAGGATTTTCCG GCTGCTGGGAACCCCCACGGAGGAGCAGTGGCCGGCCATGGCCAAGCTGCCGGACTACAAG ccctACCCCATGTACCCCGCCACCACCTCCCTGGTCAACGTGGTGCCCAAGCTGAACGCGACCGGCCGGGACCTGCTGCAG AACCTGCTGAAGTGCAACCCGGTGCAGCGGATATCGGCGGAGGAGGCTCTCCAGCACCCCTACTTCACAGACTTCTGCCCTCCATAG
- the SLC4A2 gene encoding anion exchange protein 2 isoform X2 produces the protein MAHSQVSSEIHHIVSSAFQSPEQEALGASSPAFGEEEEEEKDLNKALGVERFEEILCDAHPRNAEEAGRSYGEEDFEYHRQSSHHIHHPLSTHLPTDTRRKKGVPKKGKKKHRRASVPGETPTIEEAEEDEDEACDTETERSAEELLQPGLPEAVQEDEVTDRRAEEPAAPAALPGSPPEPRGSASPREAQAGSPDEEEGGSAEGAAAAEAGSPGRPVPKSQPGHRSYNLHERRRIGSMTGVEQARYQKMPTDESEAQTLASADLDYMKSHRFEDVPGVRRHLVRKSAKAQVVHISKDHKEPSTRPRKQDRQPHEVFVELNELVVDKNQELQWKETARWIKFEEDVEEETDRWGKPHVASLSFRSLLELRKTLSHGAVLLDLDQKTLPGVAHQVVEQMVITDQIRAEDRANVLRALLLKHSHPSDEKDFFPRNISAGSLGSLLAHHHSTNHVAEGSEPAVTEPLIAGHAVEHDTRVDVEREREVLTPTPPAGITRSKSKHELKLLEKIPDNAEATVVLVGCVEFLDQPTMAFVRLQEAVELDSVLEVPVPVRFLFVLLGPSSTHMDYHEIGRSISTLMSDKQFHEAAYLADDRHDLLNAINEFLDCSVVLPPSEVQGEELLRSVAHFQREMLKKREEQERRLLLEPKSPEEKALLKLKVVEGEGEEEDDPLRRTGRPFGGLIRDVRRRYPKYLSDFRDALNPQCIAAVIFIYFAALSPAITFGGLLGEKTQDLIGVSELIISTSLQGVLFCLLGAQPLLVIGFSGPLLVFEEAFFTFCTSNELEYLVGRVWIGFWLILIVLVMVAFEGSFLVRFVSRFTQEIFAFLISLIFIYETFSKLAKIFQEHPLHGCLRANGTGAEAEEWRNTSAALANGTAGRAAAKVTGQPNTALLSLVLMAGTFFIAFFLRKFKNSRFFPGRIRRLIGDFGVPIAILVMVLVDYSIQDTYTQKLSVPSGFSVTAQDKRGWVINPLGEKSDFPVWMMVASGLPAILVFILIFMETQITTLIISKKERMLQKGSGFHLDLLLIVAMGGFFALFGLPWLAAATVRSVTHANALTVMSKAVAPGDKPKIQEVKEQRVTGLLVAVLVGLSIVIGDLLRQIPLAVLFGIFLYMGVTSLNGIQFYERLQLLLMPPKHHPDVTYVKKVRTLRMHLFTGLQLACLAVLWAVMSTVASLAFPFILILTVPLRMCLLSRIFTDREMKCLDADEAEPIFDEREGVDEYNEMPMPV, from the exons ATGGCCCACTCCCAGGTGTCCTCCGAGATCCACCACATCGTCTCCTCCGCCTTCCAGAGC CCCGAGCAGGAAGCGCTGGGCGCCAGCTCGCCCGCGttcggggaggaggaggaggaggagaaggaccTGAACAAGGCGCTGGGCGTGGAGCGCTTCGAGGAGATCCTGTGCGATGCACACCCCCGCAACGCGGAGGAGGCCGGGCGCAGCTACGGCGAGGAGGACTTTGAGT ACCACCGCCAGTCGTCCCACCACATCCACCACCCGCTCTCCACGCACCTGCCCACCGACACCCGCCGCAAGAAGGGAGTGCcgaaaaagggcaagaagaagcACCGCCGCGCCTCGGTCCCTGGCGAGACCCCCACCATCGAGGAGGCCGAAGAGGATGAGGACGAGGCGTGCGACACGGAGACGGAGCGGTCAGCGGAGGAGCTCCTGCAGCCCGGCCTGCCCGAGGCGGTGCAG GAGGACGAGGTGACCGACCGCCGGGCAGAGGagccggcggcccccgcggcgctgcccggctcccccccggAGCCCCGTGGGTCCGCGTCCCCCAGGGAAGCCCAGGCAGGCAG CCCtgatgaggaggagggaggttCGGCGGAGGGAGCGGCCGCTGCCGAGGCTGGCTCCCCCGGTCGCCCTGTTCCCAAGTCGCAGCCGGGGCACCGGAGCTACAACCTGCACGAGCGGCGGCGGATCGGCAGCATGACGGGCGTGGAGCAGGCCCGGTACCAGAAGATGCCGACAGATGAGTCGGAGGCCCAGACGCTGGCCTCGGCCGACCTGGACTACATGAAAA GTCACCGCTTCGAGGACGTGCCGGGGGTGCGCCGGCACCTTGTCCGGAAGAGCGCCAAGGCGCAGGTGGTCCACATCAGCAAGGACCACAAGGAGCCCAGCACGCGGCCCCGCAAGCAGGACCGGCAGCCCCACGAG GTGTTCGTGGAGCTGAACGAGCTGGTGGTGGACAAGAACCAGGAGCTGCAGTGGAAGGAGACGGCGCGCTGGATCAAGTTTGAGGAGGACGTGGAGGAGGAGACGGACCGCTGGGGCAAGCCGCACGTGGCCTCCCTGTCCTTCCGCAGCCTCCTGGAGCTGCGCAAGACCCTGTCCCACG GGGCTGTGCTCCTCGACCTGGACCAGAAGACGCTGCCGGGGGTGGCTCACCAGGTGGTGGAGCAGATGGTCATCACCGACCAGATCCGGGCCGAGGACCGCGCCAACGTGCTGCGGGCGCTGCTGCTCAAGCACAG CCACCCGAGCGACGAGAAGGACTTCTTCCCCCGAAACATCTCGGCCGGCAGCCTGGGCTCCCTGCTCGCGCACCACCACAGCACCAATCACGTGGCCGAGGGCAGCGAGCCAGCTGTCACCGAGCCCCTCATCGCCGGCCATGCCGTGGAGCACGACACGCGGGTCGACGTGGAGCGGGAG AGGGAGGTCCTCACCCCCACGCCCCCGGCCGGCATCACTCGCTCCAAGTCCAAGCACGAgctgaagctgctggagaagatCCCGGACAACGCCGAGGCCACGGTGGTGCTTGTGG gcTGCGTGGAGTTCCTGGACCAGCCCACCATGGCCTTCGTGCGGCTGCAGGAGGCGGTGGAGCTGGACTCGGTGCTGGAGGTGCCCGTCCCCGTGCGGTTCCTCTTCGTGCTGCTggggcccagcagcacccacatggACTACCACGAGATCGGACGCTCCATCTCCACCCTCATGTCCGACAAG CAATTCCACGAGGCCGCGTACCTGGCCGACGACCGCCACGACCTCCTCAATGCCATCAACGAGTTCCTGGACTGCAGCGTGGTGCTGCCGCCCTCCGAGGTGCAGGGTGAGGAGCTGCTGCGCAGCGTCGCCCACTTCCAGCGCGAGATGCTGAAGaagagggaggagcaggagcggcggctgctgctggagcccaagTCCCCCGAGGAGAAag CGCTGCTAAAGCTGAAGGTGGTGGAGGgcgagggcgaggaggaggatgacCCTCTGCGGCGCACAGGCCGGCCCTTTGGGGGATTGATCCGGGACGTGCGGCGGCGGTACCCCAAGTACTTGAGCGACTTCAGGGATGCGCTGAACCCCCAGTGCATTGCGGCCGTCATCTTCATCTACTTCGCCGCGCTGTCACCGGCCATCACCTTTGGAGGGCTGCTGG GGGAGAAGACGCAGGACCTGATCGGGGTGTCTGAGCTGATCATCTCCACGTCGCTGCAGGGCGTGCTTTTCTGCCTGCTGGGTGCCCAGCCCCTGCTCGTCATCGGCTTCTCGGGGCCCCTGCTCGTCTTTGAGGAGGCTTTCTTCACG TTCTGCACGTCCAACGAGCTGGAGTACCTGGTGGGGCGCGTCTGGATCGGCTTCTGGCTCATCCTCATCGTGCTGGTCATGGTGGCCTTCGAGGGCAGCTTCCTGGTGCGCTTCGTCTCCCGCTTCACCCAGGAGATCTTTGCCTTCCTCATCTCCCTCATCTTCATCTACGAGACCTTCTCCAAGCTGGCCAAG ATCTTCCAGGAGCACCCCCTGCACGGCTGCCTGCGGGCGAATGGCACGGGCGCGGAGGCAGAGGAGTGGAGGAACACCAGCGCGGCCCTGGCCAACGGCACGGCCGGCCGCGCCGCAGCCAAGGTGACGGGGCAGCCCAACACGGCGCTGCTCTCGCTGGTGCTCATGGCCGGCACCTTCTTCATCGCCTTCTTCCTGCGCAAGTTCAAGAACAGCCGGTTCTTCCCCGGACGG ATCCGGCGGCTCATCGGGGACTTTGGGGTGCCCATTGCCATCCTGGTGATGGTGCTGGTGGACTACAGCATCCAGGACACCTACACGCAG AAGCTGAGCGTGCCCAGCGGGTTCTCGGTGACGGCCCAGGACAAGCGGGGCTGGGTGATCAACCCCCTGGGTGAGAAGAGTGACTTCCCTGTCTGGATGATGGTGGCCAGCGGCCTCCCCGCCATCCTCgtcttcatcctcatcttcatggAGACGCAGATCACCAC GCTGATCATCAGCAAGAAGGAGCGGATGCTGCAGAAGGGCTCTGGGTTCCACCTTGACCTCCTGCTCATCGTGGCAATGGGTGGCTTCTTCGCGCTGTTTGGGCTGCCATGGCTCGCCGCGGCCACCGTGCGCTCCGTCACGCACGCCAACGCCCTCACCGTCATGAGCAAGGCTGTGGCGCCTGGGGACAAGCCCAAGATCCAGGAGGTGAAGGAGCAGCGGGTCACTGGGCTGCTGGTGGCCGTGCTCGTTG GCCTGTCCATCGTTATCGGGGACCTGCTGCGGCAGATCCCGCTGGCCGTGCTCTTCGGGATCTTCCTCTACATGGGCGTCACCTCCCTCAACGGCATCCAGTTCTACGAGCGCCTGCAGCTGCTGTTGATGCCCCCCAAGCACCACCCCGACGTCACCTATGTcaaaaag GTGCGCACGCTGCGCATGCACCTCTTCACTGGGCTGCAGCTGGCGTGTCTGGCCGTGCTCTGGGCCGTCATGTCCACAGTGGCCTCCCTGGCCTTCcccttcatcctcatcctcacgGTGCCACTCCGCATGTGCCTGCTGAGCCGCATCTTCACCGACCGTGAGATGAAGTGT CTGGACGCGGACGAAGCTGAGCCCATCTTCGACGAGCGGGAAGGCGTGGACGAGTACAACGAAATGCCGATGCCGGTGTGA
- the SLC4A2 gene encoding anion exchange protein 2 isoform X1 yields the protein MAHSQVSSEIHHIVSSAFQSPEQEALGASSPAFGEEEEEEKDLNKALGVERFEEILCDAHPRNAEEAGRSYGEEDFEYHRQSSHHIHHPLSTHLPTDTRRKKGVPKKGKKKHRRASVPGETPTIEEAEEDEDEACDTETERSAEELLQPGLPEAVQFFLQEDEVTDRRAEEPAAPAALPGSPPEPRGSASPREAQAGSPDEEEGGSAEGAAAAEAGSPGRPVPKSQPGHRSYNLHERRRIGSMTGVEQARYQKMPTDESEAQTLASADLDYMKSHRFEDVPGVRRHLVRKSAKAQVVHISKDHKEPSTRPRKQDRQPHEVFVELNELVVDKNQELQWKETARWIKFEEDVEEETDRWGKPHVASLSFRSLLELRKTLSHGAVLLDLDQKTLPGVAHQVVEQMVITDQIRAEDRANVLRALLLKHSHPSDEKDFFPRNISAGSLGSLLAHHHSTNHVAEGSEPAVTEPLIAGHAVEHDTRVDVEREREVLTPTPPAGITRSKSKHELKLLEKIPDNAEATVVLVGCVEFLDQPTMAFVRLQEAVELDSVLEVPVPVRFLFVLLGPSSTHMDYHEIGRSISTLMSDKQFHEAAYLADDRHDLLNAINEFLDCSVVLPPSEVQGEELLRSVAHFQREMLKKREEQERRLLLEPKSPEEKALLKLKVVEGEGEEEDDPLRRTGRPFGGLIRDVRRRYPKYLSDFRDALNPQCIAAVIFIYFAALSPAITFGGLLGEKTQDLIGVSELIISTSLQGVLFCLLGAQPLLVIGFSGPLLVFEEAFFTFCTSNELEYLVGRVWIGFWLILIVLVMVAFEGSFLVRFVSRFTQEIFAFLISLIFIYETFSKLAKIFQEHPLHGCLRANGTGAEAEEWRNTSAALANGTAGRAAAKVTGQPNTALLSLVLMAGTFFIAFFLRKFKNSRFFPGRIRRLIGDFGVPIAILVMVLVDYSIQDTYTQKLSVPSGFSVTAQDKRGWVINPLGEKSDFPVWMMVASGLPAILVFILIFMETQITTLIISKKERMLQKGSGFHLDLLLIVAMGGFFALFGLPWLAAATVRSVTHANALTVMSKAVAPGDKPKIQEVKEQRVTGLLVAVLVGLSIVIGDLLRQIPLAVLFGIFLYMGVTSLNGIQFYERLQLLLMPPKHHPDVTYVKKVRTLRMHLFTGLQLACLAVLWAVMSTVASLAFPFILILTVPLRMCLLSRIFTDREMKCLDADEAEPIFDEREGVDEYNEMPMPV from the exons ATGGCCCACTCCCAGGTGTCCTCCGAGATCCACCACATCGTCTCCTCCGCCTTCCAGAGC CCCGAGCAGGAAGCGCTGGGCGCCAGCTCGCCCGCGttcggggaggaggaggaggaggagaaggaccTGAACAAGGCGCTGGGCGTGGAGCGCTTCGAGGAGATCCTGTGCGATGCACACCCCCGCAACGCGGAGGAGGCCGGGCGCAGCTACGGCGAGGAGGACTTTGAGT ACCACCGCCAGTCGTCCCACCACATCCACCACCCGCTCTCCACGCACCTGCCCACCGACACCCGCCGCAAGAAGGGAGTGCcgaaaaagggcaagaagaagcACCGCCGCGCCTCGGTCCCTGGCGAGACCCCCACCATCGAGGAGGCCGAAGAGGATGAGGACGAGGCGTGCGACACGGAGACGGAGCGGTCAGCGGAGGAGCTCCTGCAGCCCGGCCTGCCCGAGGCGGTGCAG TTCTTCCTGCAGGAGGACGAGGTGACCGACCGCCGGGCAGAGGagccggcggcccccgcggcgctgcccggctcccccccggAGCCCCGTGGGTCCGCGTCCCCCAGGGAAGCCCAGGCAGGCAG CCCtgatgaggaggagggaggttCGGCGGAGGGAGCGGCCGCTGCCGAGGCTGGCTCCCCCGGTCGCCCTGTTCCCAAGTCGCAGCCGGGGCACCGGAGCTACAACCTGCACGAGCGGCGGCGGATCGGCAGCATGACGGGCGTGGAGCAGGCCCGGTACCAGAAGATGCCGACAGATGAGTCGGAGGCCCAGACGCTGGCCTCGGCCGACCTGGACTACATGAAAA GTCACCGCTTCGAGGACGTGCCGGGGGTGCGCCGGCACCTTGTCCGGAAGAGCGCCAAGGCGCAGGTGGTCCACATCAGCAAGGACCACAAGGAGCCCAGCACGCGGCCCCGCAAGCAGGACCGGCAGCCCCACGAG GTGTTCGTGGAGCTGAACGAGCTGGTGGTGGACAAGAACCAGGAGCTGCAGTGGAAGGAGACGGCGCGCTGGATCAAGTTTGAGGAGGACGTGGAGGAGGAGACGGACCGCTGGGGCAAGCCGCACGTGGCCTCCCTGTCCTTCCGCAGCCTCCTGGAGCTGCGCAAGACCCTGTCCCACG GGGCTGTGCTCCTCGACCTGGACCAGAAGACGCTGCCGGGGGTGGCTCACCAGGTGGTGGAGCAGATGGTCATCACCGACCAGATCCGGGCCGAGGACCGCGCCAACGTGCTGCGGGCGCTGCTGCTCAAGCACAG CCACCCGAGCGACGAGAAGGACTTCTTCCCCCGAAACATCTCGGCCGGCAGCCTGGGCTCCCTGCTCGCGCACCACCACAGCACCAATCACGTGGCCGAGGGCAGCGAGCCAGCTGTCACCGAGCCCCTCATCGCCGGCCATGCCGTGGAGCACGACACGCGGGTCGACGTGGAGCGGGAG AGGGAGGTCCTCACCCCCACGCCCCCGGCCGGCATCACTCGCTCCAAGTCCAAGCACGAgctgaagctgctggagaagatCCCGGACAACGCCGAGGCCACGGTGGTGCTTGTGG gcTGCGTGGAGTTCCTGGACCAGCCCACCATGGCCTTCGTGCGGCTGCAGGAGGCGGTGGAGCTGGACTCGGTGCTGGAGGTGCCCGTCCCCGTGCGGTTCCTCTTCGTGCTGCTggggcccagcagcacccacatggACTACCACGAGATCGGACGCTCCATCTCCACCCTCATGTCCGACAAG CAATTCCACGAGGCCGCGTACCTGGCCGACGACCGCCACGACCTCCTCAATGCCATCAACGAGTTCCTGGACTGCAGCGTGGTGCTGCCGCCCTCCGAGGTGCAGGGTGAGGAGCTGCTGCGCAGCGTCGCCCACTTCCAGCGCGAGATGCTGAAGaagagggaggagcaggagcggcggctgctgctggagcccaagTCCCCCGAGGAGAAag CGCTGCTAAAGCTGAAGGTGGTGGAGGgcgagggcgaggaggaggatgacCCTCTGCGGCGCACAGGCCGGCCCTTTGGGGGATTGATCCGGGACGTGCGGCGGCGGTACCCCAAGTACTTGAGCGACTTCAGGGATGCGCTGAACCCCCAGTGCATTGCGGCCGTCATCTTCATCTACTTCGCCGCGCTGTCACCGGCCATCACCTTTGGAGGGCTGCTGG GGGAGAAGACGCAGGACCTGATCGGGGTGTCTGAGCTGATCATCTCCACGTCGCTGCAGGGCGTGCTTTTCTGCCTGCTGGGTGCCCAGCCCCTGCTCGTCATCGGCTTCTCGGGGCCCCTGCTCGTCTTTGAGGAGGCTTTCTTCACG TTCTGCACGTCCAACGAGCTGGAGTACCTGGTGGGGCGCGTCTGGATCGGCTTCTGGCTCATCCTCATCGTGCTGGTCATGGTGGCCTTCGAGGGCAGCTTCCTGGTGCGCTTCGTCTCCCGCTTCACCCAGGAGATCTTTGCCTTCCTCATCTCCCTCATCTTCATCTACGAGACCTTCTCCAAGCTGGCCAAG ATCTTCCAGGAGCACCCCCTGCACGGCTGCCTGCGGGCGAATGGCACGGGCGCGGAGGCAGAGGAGTGGAGGAACACCAGCGCGGCCCTGGCCAACGGCACGGCCGGCCGCGCCGCAGCCAAGGTGACGGGGCAGCCCAACACGGCGCTGCTCTCGCTGGTGCTCATGGCCGGCACCTTCTTCATCGCCTTCTTCCTGCGCAAGTTCAAGAACAGCCGGTTCTTCCCCGGACGG ATCCGGCGGCTCATCGGGGACTTTGGGGTGCCCATTGCCATCCTGGTGATGGTGCTGGTGGACTACAGCATCCAGGACACCTACACGCAG AAGCTGAGCGTGCCCAGCGGGTTCTCGGTGACGGCCCAGGACAAGCGGGGCTGGGTGATCAACCCCCTGGGTGAGAAGAGTGACTTCCCTGTCTGGATGATGGTGGCCAGCGGCCTCCCCGCCATCCTCgtcttcatcctcatcttcatggAGACGCAGATCACCAC GCTGATCATCAGCAAGAAGGAGCGGATGCTGCAGAAGGGCTCTGGGTTCCACCTTGACCTCCTGCTCATCGTGGCAATGGGTGGCTTCTTCGCGCTGTTTGGGCTGCCATGGCTCGCCGCGGCCACCGTGCGCTCCGTCACGCACGCCAACGCCCTCACCGTCATGAGCAAGGCTGTGGCGCCTGGGGACAAGCCCAAGATCCAGGAGGTGAAGGAGCAGCGGGTCACTGGGCTGCTGGTGGCCGTGCTCGTTG GCCTGTCCATCGTTATCGGGGACCTGCTGCGGCAGATCCCGCTGGCCGTGCTCTTCGGGATCTTCCTCTACATGGGCGTCACCTCCCTCAACGGCATCCAGTTCTACGAGCGCCTGCAGCTGCTGTTGATGCCCCCCAAGCACCACCCCGACGTCACCTATGTcaaaaag GTGCGCACGCTGCGCATGCACCTCTTCACTGGGCTGCAGCTGGCGTGTCTGGCCGTGCTCTGGGCCGTCATGTCCACAGTGGCCTCCCTGGCCTTCcccttcatcctcatcctcacgGTGCCACTCCGCATGTGCCTGCTGAGCCGCATCTTCACCGACCGTGAGATGAAGTGT CTGGACGCGGACGAAGCTGAGCCCATCTTCGACGAGCGGGAAGGCGTGGACGAGTACAACGAAATGCCGATGCCGGTGTGA